The following nucleotide sequence is from Deltaproteobacteria bacterium.
GCTGCCTACGTAAACAATTTGAACAACCTTATTCAAAAAACGGAATTTGCCGACATGGCGTTGGAGGAAATTATCCTGAAGGCATCCGGGGGTATTTTTAACAACGCCGCCCAGGTGTGGAATCATACGTTCTACTGGAACGGGCTGAAGCCCGAGGGTAGGGGCAAACCTTCGGGCGCATTGGCCGGGTCAATCGATGCTGCTTTTGGCTCCTTTGAGGATTTCAAGAAAACTTTCACCCAAAAAGCGGTGACCCTCTTTGGCTCCGGCTGGGCCTGGCTGGTAAAAACCAAGGAAGGCGGTCTCGCCATTGAAACCACGAGCAACGCGGGCAATCCCATGACTTCGGGGAACAGACCTCTCCTGACATGCGATGTGTGGGAGCATGCCTACTACATTGACTACCGGAACGCACGGCCCAAATATGTCGAGGCTTTCTGGAATTTGGTGAGCTGGGAATTTGTCGGACAGAACTTCGGGGCCTGAGAGACGGCCTGTAGGTGGAGGAAAAAGACGATGAGACTGCCAGAATATGTCACATCAGACGAAGTGAAGAGAGTCTGCAAAGAACTTAAAATCAGAGACTGGACGGCATTGGCCGAGCCCGAAGTAGAAGCGAACGAAGCTCAGGCAATTCTGAAAGAGGTCAATGTGGAAGGAATGGACATCGCGCTGGAAGAATTCCGAACGGGTCTGGAGGTGGAACTGGAACACGGCACGCGATTCAAGGACGCCAACGTGACGAACAACCATCCTGTGTTGACCGGCAAGATTGTCCTGGCGCACCTTAAGGAGTCGATGGATTACTACAGGCTTCTTGAGGTGGCTGAAATAGAGGGTGACCTGCTGAAGGCAATTGTCAAAAAAGATGTGACAAAAATCCACAGGCTCTACAAAGCACTTGCGCAGGCGAAAATTGCTCTCAACCAAGCAGTCATGGCGCAGCTGTAGTGATGGATCTGAGGCGCGGGCTTGACAATGAGATGGATGCCAAAAAGAAAAGGAAGATGACAATGTCCATATGCCAAAGCGTTAGAAGGCTTTTGTCCGTTACGATATGCTGCGTTTCGTTTTTCATACTCACGATGCTCAGCAGCTGTGCAGAGGTACCCGTGACCCATCGGCAAGGGCTGCATCTTGTGCCCAACTCGGAACTGAACGTCATGAGCCTCCAGGAGTATGACAAGGTGCTCAAAAACTCCAAGCTTTCCACGGACGGAAACAAGATCAGAATGGTTCGCACCGTGGGAGAGAGGATCGCGAGGGCCGCTGAGGCCTTTCTGGTGGATACGGGACAGGGGCAGAAGGTCAGAGACTATCAGTGGGAATTCAATGTGATAGAGGATGAAAAGGCAGCCAATGCCTGGTGTATGCCTGGTGGCAAAGTGGCGGTCTACACGGGTATTCTTCCCTATACCAAAGACGAAACCGGTCTTGCAGTTGTTATGGGTCACGAGGTCGCCCATGCGCTGGCGGACCATGGCAACGAAAGGATGAGTCATGGGCTTCTGGCCAATTTGGGTGGCATGGCGCTTTCGGTTGCCCTGGCCCAAAAACCGCAGCAGACTCGAGAACTATTTATGACAGTATTTGGCGTGACGGCAAATCTGGGTGTTCTACTGCCCTACAGCCGGCTCCACGAAAGCGAGGCAGATCGCATTGGCTTGCTCATCATGGCCAGGGCGGGTTACGATCCACGAGAGGCCATACCTTTTTGGGAAAGGATGGGGAAGGACGACAAGAGCAGACCGCCAGAATTCCTATCGACCCACCCGGCACCGGCTTCTCGTATTGTCAATAT
It contains:
- a CDS encoding superoxide dismutase [Fe] (SodB; iron binding; present under aerobic and anaerobic conditions; destroys free radicals), which produces MEHILPGLPYAKNGLEPHISAETLEFHHGKHHAAYVNNLNNLIQKTEFADMALEEIILKASGGIFNNAAQVWNHTFYWNGLKPEGRGKPSGALAGSIDAAFGSFEDFKKTFTQKAVTLFGSGWAWLVKTKEGGLAIETTSNAGNPMTSGNRPLLTCDVWEHAYYIDYRNARPKYVEAFWNLVSWEFVGQNFGA
- a CDS encoding M48 family metallopeptidase — protein: MSICQSVRRLLSVTICCVSFFILTMLSSCAEVPVTHRQGLHLVPNSELNVMSLQEYDKVLKNSKLSTDGNKIRMVRTVGERIARAAEAFLVDTGQGQKVRDYQWEFNVIEDEKAANAWCMPGGKVAVYTGILPYTKDETGLAVVMGHEVAHALADHGNERMSHGLLANLGGMALSVALAQKPQQTRELFMTVFGVTANLGVLLPYSRLHESEADRIGLLIMARAGYDPREAIPFWERMGKDDKSRPPEFLSTHPAPASRIVNIEAHLPEAMQYYERVTKQGRR